The nucleotide sequence ACCTGGTTCTAGATGGTCACTCCACCTGACCAATCACAGCTCTACACAAAACTCTTGAGCATCAACAGTCCAACACATAGACCAATTCCTCTAAAATTGTGTGGAATTTCGATAAATGTTCACAAACAAAGCCCAAGAGAGGGTTCTGTACTTCTGTTGTGATACTTATTATGGTCAGatgtatcaaatatttttttgtgtaggcaggttgattttatttttcttaaaaaaaataaaaataaaaaggtcaCCTGCATCCTGGCAACCTAGAAGGCCACTCCACTTGACCAATCACAATTCACACAGTTGCACCCTTGAACATCAAACACACAGACAAATGCAACAATGGAATCTGGGGTCAAATTTCTGTTGGTGTCATCAGAGGGCCAAGAAACTGCAGGAGCACCAAAAAGTCtcactttcttcttcttcttccattgTCTCCCTACAAAAAGGGCTGCAAGAAcacaaggagaaaaaaaaaaaactgcaccaAGAACAAATTGCAAAGTAAGTTTGTACTTTGTACTTTCTTTGCAGCAAGAAGAGCAAGAAGGGAGATGTCCATGAACGCGGACCTCGGCAAGCCGAGGGAGCTCACCGGGTTGCAGCAGAGGAGGGCTCTGTATCAGCCGGAGCTGCCTCCATGCCTTGAGGTTTGCAAGCTCTCCTTCATCCTCACCACTTGCAAGCTGCATCAAGCTACTTTTTTTCATCACTAATTATGAAAAGTTGCAAGTTTTGAACACAGTATGTTCACTTTGTATTTAGGTCCTTGTATTTGTATTCTCTCAAAGTTTTTCAACCAACATGTTCAGGGAAAGGCCATCAGAGTGGAGTTTGGCGATTCGACGACGACCATCGACCCGACATGCGCAAATATGGTTGTGCAGGAATTTCCCAACACCTTTGGTCAGCCTCTGGTACATTTCCTGAAGCCGAACAAGATGGATGCGCAAGCCAACGATGAACATCCACCAATCAGGTTCGTTTTCCTTTTTCAGAATGGTGCTAAACCCCATCCATTTTtcagttgagaaaaaaaatcagaacaaATCAAGTTTGGCTTGAACACCGAATTAGTGTGATAGCAACTAGTGTCAATTCTTTATCATTGAAAACTTGATATTTGATCTATCAACACACAATTCTCAGGCTTGATATTTACTTGAATCTAGGGTTGGTGTGGTGTTCTCTGGGAGGCAATCGCCAGGGGGGCACAATGTGATATGGGGCATCTATGATGCTATGAAAACTCAAAATCTACAAAGTGTTTTGCTTGGATTTATTGGTGAGTAATTGAGCATACTTTCAATTTCTAGATTTTAAATGGACTAACAAGAAGCAGTGTGATATTTACATTATTGGATTGCTTGTTGTGACATTTATTGgcttagtatatatatattgatttcCTGCAAAAAGATATGATAAAAATAAGTCTCATGAAGAACTTTGTATTTCTAAATAGGTGGCACAGAAGGCCTATTTGCAAATCAGACATTGGAGATCACAGATGATGTTCTTTCAGCATATAGAAACCAAGGTTTAAATTTATTGATCTTGATTGCTAGCTTTCTAAATATATTATGGCCTATATAACAAGAAAGTCTTTACCTTCTTGAAGGTGGTTTTGATTTTCTCGGCAGAACTGTTGATCAAATCCACACAACTGAGCAAGTGAATGCTGCAATGTCAACATGCTGTGATCTTGACTTGGATGGCCTCGTCATCATTGGAGGTACTAATAGGTTATACCAGCAAATTtgctgatgaaaaaaaaaaacatcacaatgGATTTTACATGAGCACTTCCATGCCATTTCAATCTAGAGTGAATAAAGAGCTGTGAAAAAATTGGGGTTACATGAAAATAAGGACCAAGCAATCAACCTTATTTCAAAAACATTCTCTGCCTTAAGGACTTGTGTAATTCTTGATGTTATCTTGTCTTCAGGGGTGACCTCCAATTCAGATGCTGCTCAGCTTGCAGAAACATTTGCCAATCACAACTGCAAGACAAAGGTATATACACATTGTTAATTCCACATCCTCACATTGGAATATAACTCCCATTTTCAGATCTTTATCCTGTTTGACAGGTTGTAGGCGTGCCTGTTTCATTAAATGGTGATCTCAAGAATCAGTTTGTTGAGACAACTGTTGGGTTTGATACAGTGTGCAAGGTGAGTCTTGCAGGCTATGCAGCAAATAAAATTCCAATTTAAAGCTAAGACAGTATCTACAGttccccaaaaaaaattaaatgaaggaTACAAGTGTACGATTCCcccaaaaaaattaaataaaggaTACAAAGTGTTACATCATgacatgtttttttaatgtaaatGTCTTCTATGAAAATGTCTTTTCAGGTGAATTCCCAGCTTATAAGTAATGTTTGCCTCGATGCAATCTCAGCTGGGAAGGTACACTCTATTATAGTCTATCATAATAAATTGGACTTATTAGGATCACTTATtatttatctaatttatataaTTTCCCTGCAGTACTACCATTTTGTCCGTGTGATGGGTTGGAAAGCATCTCATGTTGCCTTGGAGTGTGCACTTCAATCACAACCAAATATGGTCTGCCTTGTCGCCTTGATCAAATGCATCGTAAAATCTAGCATAAGTGAACAGTTGtagaattatttttataattgtaCATTTTCACATGCAGGTTATTTTAGGGGAAGAAGTGGCATTTTCCAAGCTCACTTTGAAGGAAATTATAAGCAAGATATGTGATGGAGTGCAAGCAAGGGCAGCACAAGGTCTCTACAATTCATTGGCTGTCTTAAGTTGATGAATTCTCACTAAAGACTGAATTGTGCATATATCAATTAAATAGAAACATGAGGTAACTTTGTGACAATCTAATATATTGGATATAATTTTTCAGAGAAGTACCATGGTGTATTACTTATTTCGGAGGGACTAATCGAAAGCATTCCAGAAATGTTTGCACTTATTCAGGTTTATACTTGTTACTACAATAAAATGCAGTGACATCTCATTTCTATGAAATCTTATTGGTTTCCTTTATGCGTATTGTAGGAAATTAATATTCTCCACAGCAATAAAGTTCCTGAGAACAACATTCCATCTCAACTTTCTCCATGGGCTACTGCCTTGTATAATTACTTGCCTCCTTTCATAAGAAGAGAGGTATTGGTGTATTAAATTACtaacataatttattttattaataaaaattgtggtCTGAAGATTTGGAACTTTCTGTTATAGTTGCTGCTACATCAAGACTCCGATAACTCAGCACAATTGTCCCAGGTTTGTGTTTTCTGGAATGCTCAGCAGTCAGTTATTCATGGAAATGCAATTTTTGATGTCAAACTTTTTATTGAAATTTTCAGATTGATACTGAGCAACTCTTAGCTCATTTAGTAGAAGCAGAAATGAACAAGCGAATGGTAAGTTCAGTTAAAACTTGAGCTTTATGTGCCCAGTTCAGTattcagttctttttttttttaatttgattgtGCTTGATTCTCAGAAAGAGGGGAAATACATTGGAAGGAAATTCAGCTCCGTTTGCCACTTTTTCGGGTATCAAGCGCGAGGATCCTTACCATCAAACTTCGATTGTGATTACGCCTATGTAAGTAGTAAACCTGAACTATGTTCGTCACAaataaaagatatatatatatatatatatatatatatatatatatatatatatatacacacacacacacacacacacacacacacatgctaTAGGCTCTAAACCTTGAAGAATGCAGGTTCTTGGTCATATCTGCATGCACATACTAGCAGCTGGGCTGAATGGTTACATGGCTTTTGCAACAAATCTGAAGGAACCAACAAACAAATGGCGATGCGCTGCCGTTCCTCTAACAGTATGCTTTTTAGTTGACTGTATTGTTTTCATTAATTATGCTCATTTAAAATGTTCGAGTTTGTGACGTGATACACTGTTTCTAAATCTTACCAGGCAATGATGAGTGTGAAGAGGCACTCACGCAGTCCTGGAGCTGTTCCTACTGGAAAGCCAGTTATCCATCCTTCTCCAGTTGACCTGCAAGGGAAGGCTTATGCGTAAGTCCATAGTTAACAGCCTTAAAACTATTAATTTGCTGCTTCAGGCAAAAGACTGAACACTGACATCCATGAATCTCATTCAGTGGCTTGtcataaaaaaatcatgtgttgaTTCCTCCGGTAAAATGTTAATAATATTGCCACAAAAGTTTTTAGTTAATGAGGCAACAGTAAGATGATATAGAATTAGTTTAGATTAACTCTGCATAATATGTAGACACATAAATGCATCATTTTTTGTGTTAATATCATTGATCTTTTACAGTGACTCTTCAGATTATAAGGCAGAGGAAAACTATAAACTAATTCTTGTTTCTCTCATTACTCTAGGCTCCTGAGAGAGAAAGCCTCGAGCTTCCTATTAGATGATTTCTACAGAACTCCAGGGGGCATTCAATTTGATGGATCTGGAACAAATGTTAAGCCAATCACACTGACTGTCGAAGACCAAGACTACCTGGGTGACATTGAGCTACTGCAAGACTACTTGGAGAAGGTTTGTCAACAAAATCTGAACCTGTTAACTTCATAAgagctaaaaaaaaaattcagtaccTGTAGTTGAAGCTTGTCAAACTGATATCCCAGGTGAGGAACATTGTGAAGCCCGGATGCTCGAGGGAGATCCTGAAGGCGGCGATAAGCTCGATGTCATCAGTGAAGGATGTGCTGAAGGTTATGTCGGCTCCCTTCTATGCAGAGCTCCCTCTGTTCAATCTGAACTGAAAGTTACCTTCATCAGACAAGAAATTTTTGTCAGTTAGTCATTGGGTTCATCATATGACATCAGTCCATCTAGTAGAATTGGATCAGAATCATGAGTGAGTAGTGGTTACTGATCTTAGGTAGGCTGTTTTGTTTGCTGTTCTGTTCTGTTTGTGATATGAACAGAACCCAgctattcatttttattttgttttgaggGGAAGAACCCTACCATTCATGTCAGTAAACACTGCACAGCCGTGCATATGACCAGCTAGTGGATATGAATAAGTACAAATTGCAGTGGCTTCCTAGCCAATAATCATGACATGTCATTCCTACATGTTAGCTGCTTTCAACATCTGTAAATTTGATCCAACAAAGAGAGGGCTTAGCGAAACAAACTATAAAATGATTTACAATCAAATGTTCATTTGACTGATAGCTCAACTGTAGAAAATCAGTATTGTGTTATTTTGCATATCCATCTTGATGTTTCTATTTTCAATATGGGCATGAATAGTTCCTGCCAGATCAAATCACACACTGGAAAATATAAATTCTGATTTCTGAAGTGCATGCTAATGGTCAACAGCATCATGCACCAAGATACCAAAATCTGAGACTGCAGGCCACACTTAAACCTCTAAATCACACCATCATATTCAGGCGATCCCTTAGATCTAGGTTGCTTATGTAGCATTTTGGTTTGATATATGTGAATATCAAGGACAAAATCCATGACACAAATTAGCTCCTCTTTCATCAGCAATGCATGGAACATTCAAGCATTAAAAAGAAATGGCATCTAAGCAGAAGAGGTAGAAATAAACACAGGATATTTAAATCTGATCATGCAAAAGGACAAAGATTATACACATCAAAATACCCACATTTCAGACACGGTTTTCGGACTTACAACACCTCTAAGCTCTAGAGCGGTTGCTCATACTAGTAACAGTAAAATGGTGCCTTTAAGTGGCacctgtttttattttttattttttttatgatatcCTTGCAAGTTGATGCAGAGCTTGGTGAACTGGCAGCATGGAATAAACCACAGCGTTAAAAGTTGATTGCTTGATGTGCACTGGAGATCAGATCACCATATGCTGCAAGGCCCAACCTGCATTACAGAACAAAAGAATCACTTATTTAAGCATAAATATGAGGCTTACCAGCTACTAAGCAAATTCTAGCATTAAGCAAGGCAGTCGATCCAATTTTGGTAGAAATTGTTTGTAAGAGGGAAAATAAAAGACGCTTCCCATTTcatggtgaattggtgatgtCCAAACGCTCTAAATAGAATAAATATGAGAATTTGAGAGAACCTTATGTACAGTGGTGATTGGTTGCCTTTATATGACTGTTCCGCTAGGGATTAAGGCGTCCTTGATCACAGTGACAATGCCACTTTTGATGAAGTATCCATCAGTCTCCCTTGAAGCTTCTTGGATATTGTCGACATTGATTATCTGTACAAGCAACAGATCATATAAGATTGATCATTAATTAATGCAATAAACATTGCACATCATTTTGTTCAGTTCAGTATCAACTGGTCATCTCTGGAAAAGTGAGAGAAACAATATGTAAATCGATCCATATGGGTTGCCTGGATTTTTTCAGTTTGTGCTTAGTAAGTAAATAATTAAAGATCCATACTCAACAAGGCAAAAACCCATGGCAAGAAAAGACATATAGCATTTGAAAAGAAAGATAATTTAGGGGGAAAAAGTATGATGACATAGTAGTATTTTTTAATGATAAAGGGCTTTCAAACCAGTGATGCAAGATGCACATTTGCAAAAGGCCACCTTTAACAAAAAGCATGAGAAAGTACCAAGTTTGTATTCAAACAAATATGCTTGtccctctcttttctttcaaGTAATGAATAGTTGATCAGTTAATACAGAAGGCACACTTCATCAGATTGACAACCaaaagtataaatatatatgaaatacCTTAACATTTTCTCCAATACGAGCATTCTTGTCAATTATTGCTTTTCTGATGTGTGCATTCTTTCCAATACCAATGGGAATGCCACCAGTCTCAGAAAGGGCTTTCTTGTCCGTCTCCGTCTGAACAAAAAGCACAATTAAGTTCCCACAACACCAATACACCATAATATAGTatagttttgttttattttacctCATAATAGTCTGCACCCATTAGCAGAGAGTCCTCTATCACTGCGCCTTCAGATATACAGGACCGGAGTCCAACCACAGAATGGTTGATTGTGCAATGCTAGCCAAAATAAAGGGGGAAAGGCATGTCAACAAATTTAGGGTCTCTGTTTTGAAGCAATGAAAAAGAAATGTTCGACTAACAAGTAATAACTCAAGGTCCTAATATGTTATGATCTAATACTATCCACAGATCATAGAAGGAAGCGCTATGATAATTCATCTGAAAAGGATACTTACTCTAATAACACAACCTTCACCAATAACACTGTCTGTCACATCAGCATCAAGAACTTTTGATGGAGGCAAGTATCGAGGTTGCGTATAAATTGCGGCAGAACGGTCATAGAAGCTGCACACAATAATGTTTGCTCAAAAATAGGAAGAAAATTCAGCAGAAATGCACCCTTTTAAAAGTAACTTGTTTTCACCATGCAAAATGTAAACCTTACCTAAAATCTGGCACAGGTTTCTTGGTTATCCCCAAGTTGGCATTGTAGAATGCCTCTATAGTACCAATATCTTCCCAGTAACCATCATATAAGTAAGCTTGCACCTATCAAATACATTAGCAGCATAAGCAAACATGCAAAGTAAAAATTAAGTAAAGAAGTAACATTTCACAATAAATGATGTAACTGCAGTTTACATACCAAACTTCACAAAACCTACAGCATGAACTGAGAGAAGGATAAAAATTCCCTACATGCTACAAGTTTCAAGAGCATAGCGTACCCTCATTCCAATTTCTGTTGCTCCAGGAATAACCTCGCTTCCAAAGTCATTTGCAGCAGGGAAATTTTGACGGAGAAGCTTAAGCATCACATCTTTGCTAAAAACATAGATTCCCATACTAGCAATGTAAGGCAATTCCTTTGCCCTCTCAGTATCAAGGCCAAGTATGGTAGTGTCAACCTGCAAGATCAAAACATGCAGACAATCACTGAAATGTATGCTTCAACAGATCAGGTTGCATATGGTCTCAACGGATGACTCATCAATTACCATCATTGATTTCAACTTCTCTCCTTTTGGCTTTTCTGCAAATTCAATGATCCTCCCTTCATCATCAATCTTCATAAGGCCAAATGCTGTAGCACGTTCTTCATCCATGGGCAGCGCAGCAACGGTTATATCAGCATTTGTTTCTCTGTGGGCCTGAATGAACTTTTGGTAGTCCATACGGTACAGGTGATCTCCAGCCAAAATGAGAAACTCCATAACATTGTGTTCCTCAAATAGCCATAAGTATTGTCGCACAGCATCTGCAGTACCCTGAGAcagaaagaaacaaaataaattaggCAGCGTCCTTAAGGTATTGTCATACAGAAACCATATAACATGAAAGTTGGTAACCTAAGAGCTCATCTATCAATGTTAACTCTAGTTTGCAATTCCAAAGAAATCATTGGAACATCTAAACTAGTGAACAGTTTCACTTAACTATAAATGTGAGAAAATATGGAAGAGTGAATCAACAGGAGTACATTAACCCTAATATTTCTTTTGTTCCGTAAAACAGGGTGTATGTTCATATTAATTATGTATccccttcttttctttgtaCCCTATAAAGTATAAACTTTAACTGGCATTCATGCATCTTTGCAGCTAAACGAGACCATTCAATAATACACAGAAGCAGAAACATCCAGTACCTGCATAGTACAAAAATTACCACTTACCGAGTCAATTCAAACTAATACAGTACTACTATAAAAAATTTGGCAAGTTAATACAGATTAACCAAGATACCTGAAACCAGTTAGGATTCTCTGGGCTCTGCTGCGCAGCAAGAACTTCAACAAACCCCTCGTTCTTGTAACCACCAATGTTGTTTCCATAGGCCCTCGAGAGGTGACGATTGAGCGACGCGGAGTTGAACTGTGTCAGGACATAGATCTTCGACACATTGCTGTTCAGACAGTTGCTGACCGGGATATCTATGAGCCTGTAATTAGCACCCAACGGCACCGCCGGCTTCGCCCTCTTCTTTGTCAGCGGATACAGCCTTGTCCCAGCACCACCTCCAAGGATGATCCCAAGAACACTCTGCAGGATTAAAAATTGgatgtaaaaataataatacaaatcaTCATCAGACTATATATAGATAACAGATGAAATGCTCTTGAGTTCCAAGTTCTGTACTTCTAGTTCTACCACAGaatctaataaattataaacTCAAAAGTACTACAACAGATCTGGAGCCAATTATTAAATTCAAGCCATGGACCACGATAGATCCTccactaattaattattatggGGTTCTCACTAACAATCACCTTTCCACCGTTAAAGATATGTCAATATTTCATCCAACAACTAAACTAGAGATACTGTCACCATCATCTTTCCACCGTTTCTTGAATCACAGAGAGTACTGAACGCAACAGCTGATAGAATCACCGAGAAATCGACACCAAAACactctaaaaaaacaaacactTCGCACTCGCAGGAATCCCCACAAGAAACATATCAAACACATTTCGCTCATCCAAATGTGTCGAGTAAAATAACCGCAACACATCGAATCCCAAGAACGACCCTTCGATTTTCCCAACCCAAAAGGATCCGAACTTTTCTCCCTCGTGAACGCAAAGAAAAAAGCGAGCGCTGGAAGAGTAGAATTTTTTTGGGCACCGGCGGCGAGATCGCGGCGTACCGTGCTGGCGTCCGGATCGAGGCACGTCTGCGAGCTCCGGGAGTCCGACACGGCACGCGGCGTGAACACgaacggcctcctcgccgccgccccacgccgccgcctcgccgccgcaagATCGCGGCCGGGATAGAAtgcggccgccgccctcgccggcgccgggatCGGGGCCCAGGACGCCGCGCCCATCGCCATCATCGCCATGGGAGAGCAACGGCCGAGAGAGGTGGCCGGAGTACTGACACACTACAGTGGAGTGTCAGAGGCTTCAGCGGCCGTGAAAAGttccctctttttttctctttttttttctttttctttggttgTCCCAGTGATGATGTGTGCAGGTGCAGAGGACGATTTTTGTCTGAATTTATAGAGCACTTTCTGGGCTTCCACAGAGATGGTACTATGTGTGTGTCGAATGACCATAATGCCCTTAAGAATTTTCTTGGAAaactttgggtgtgtttagaGGTGCTTTTCGCAGCTGCAACTTCTCTTAGAATCTTCGGTTGCTAAAAACCCTTTTAAACAATCTAGATCTTGAGATGTTGTAATTTTAGAATCTAGACCAGCTGTTTATTAGAATATTAAGCGAGTGATTATGGATCAAGGATCAATCATGTAGGGGTATTTCGGGGTTTATTAGGTTGGAGGGCTGAGAATAGACAGGTGTAATGTCACATTGATATCACGTGAAGCACTAGATGTTGAAACAGAGTGAGTTGTTTATCAAGTGATTAAGCTGTTAATTAGCTAGATGGATGTATGGATGACAGGTGTCTATGCAGTGAGAGATGGTGTGCTCTCCTCACCGTTGGTTTGGCTATTTGTTACTAGTAAACTTTGTTTGTTACCAGCACAAGTAGGAAAAGAATTTTGTGTTTAGTGAATTGCATCAAGGGAGATGGAAACGTGCTTGAGTGGACCACACAATGTCATCAGAATTGGATCTATATATAGACAATGACAAATGATTGATATGCAAATTTCAcgtttcggccggtcgccctgAACGAGAAATAAAAGTAAGGAAAAGTAGAAATGATCTTGCACGGCTAGCGAATTTTTGTGCTGTGAGTTAGGTgcaatttgtttttgttattagCTAATGTGTGACAGATGACATGATTTGCAATGATTGAACATAATCAAACATGTTTGTTGGATTCCATAGTTGTGAAATAGACTCGTCGGTAACTAACcaaaagtttaaaatttaagtATATAACTTTAGTCGACATCCTTTACCATTACCAACTCGTGTTATGAATGATAATTAACTATAACTATTGTCACATGCTTTCTCGGAAAACCCATTCTTAGATAGAGCCTTTCCAAGATATAACATCCATATAAATTTTATGTTCTTTGTAGCTTATTTTACAAAATCAACCAAATAAGATAAGTGACATAGCCATATGTAATCTTTAAACGTGTTGCATGTATCGATTATCTTATTATCACCATCATGCTGACATGTCTATAGATCACTTAAAGTTACAAGAATATAATAGTCCTGAGTACACTGTTGACACTAGCACCAAAACCGCAATACGGTGGATTTTCGCTATGCTATGGATACACTCGACTATGATaactatattattttattacataGGAGTATATATTCCTCCTTGTTTTTTAGGTGTTAGAACTTAATGTGCCATGAATTAATGCATAAAAATGATTATatctatattattattatatattgaaAGTTACTAATTTCACTAAGTATAGATATTGCAACTATTTAGGTATCCTTAAAATTATTACGCCTCTTAGAGCAAGTAC is from Oryza sativa Japonica Group chromosome 9, ASM3414082v1 and encodes:
- the LOC4346656 gene encoding glucose-1-phosphate adenylyltransferase small subunit 1, chloroplastic/amyloplastic-like, which encodes MAMMAMGAASWAPIPAPARAAAAFYPGRDLAAARRRRGAAARRPFVFTPRAVSDSRSSQTCLDPDASTSVLGIILGGGAGTRLYPLTKKRAKPAVPLGANYRLIDIPVSNCLNSNVSKIYVLTQFNSASLNRHLSRAYGNNIGGYKNEGFVEVLAAQQSPENPNWFQGTADAVRQYLWLFEEHNVMEFLILAGDHLYRMDYQKFIQAHRETNADITVAALPMDEERATAFGLMKIDDEGRIIEFAEKPKGEKLKSMMVDTTILGLDTERAKELPYIASMGIYVFSKDVMLKLLRQNFPAANDFGSEVIPGATEIGMRVQAYLYDGYWEDIGTIEAFYNANLGITKKPVPDFSFYDRSAAIYTQPRYLPPSKVLDADVTDSVIGEGCVIRHCTINHSVVGLRSCISEGAVIEDSLLMGADYYETETDKKALSETGGIPIGIGKNAHIRKAIIDKNARIGENVKIINVDNIQEASRETDGYFIKSGIVTVIKDALIPSGTVI
- the LOC9271821 gene encoding pyrophosphate--fructose 6-phosphate 1-phosphotransferase subunit alpha translates to MSMNADLGKPRELTGLQQRRALYQPELPPCLEGKAIRVEFGDSTTTIDPTCANMVVQEFPNTFGQPLVHFLKPNKMDAQANDEHPPIRVGVVFSGRQSPGGHNVIWGIYDAMKTQNLQSVLLGFIGGTEGLFANQTLEITDDVLSAYRNQGGFDFLGRTVDQIHTTEQVNAAMSTCCDLDLDGLVIIGGVTSNSDAAQLAETFANHNCKTKVVGVPVSLNGDLKNQFVETTVGFDTVCKVNSQLISNVCLDAISAGKYYHFVRVMGWKASHVALECALQSQPNMVILGEEVAFSKLTLKEIISKICDGVQARAAQEKYHGVLLISEGLIESIPEMFALIQEINILHSNKVPENNIPSQLSPWATALYNYLPPFIRRELLLHQDSDNSAQLSQIDTEQLLAHLVEAEMNKRMKEGKYIGRKFSSVCHFFGYQARGSLPSNFDCDYAYVLGHICMHILAAGLNGYMAFATNLKEPTNKWRCAAVPLTAMMSVKRHSRSPGAVPTGKPVIHPSPVDLQGKAYALLREKASSFLLDDFYRTPGGIQFDGSGTNVKPITLTVEDQDYLGDIELLQDYLEKVRNIVKPGCSREILKAAISSMSSVKDVLKVMSAPFYAELPLFNLN